One region of Salvelinus namaycush isolate Seneca chromosome 3, SaNama_1.0, whole genome shotgun sequence genomic DNA includes:
- the LOC120035957 gene encoding V-type proton ATPase 116 kDa subunit a1-like isoform X4, whose amino-acid sequence MGELFRSEEMTLAQLYLQSESAYCCVSELGEIGMVQFRDLNPDVNVFQRKFVNEVRRCEEMDRKLRFVEKEIKKASIPMVDTGENPEVPPPRDMIDLEATFEKLENELKEINTNQEALKKNFLELTELKHILRRTQQFFDEMEDPNLLEESSTLMDPAEAGTRPPLRLGFVAGVISRERIPTFERMLWRVCRGNVFLRQADIEDSLEDPATGDQVYKSVFIIFFQGDQLKTRVKKICEGFRASLYPCPETPQERKEMAAGVATRIDDLQMVLNQTEDHRQRVLQAAAKTVRVWFIKVRKMKAVYHTLNLCNIDVTQKCLIAEVWCPVSDMDSIQFALRRGTEKSGSTVPSILNRMQTKQTPPTFNKTNKFTSGFQNIVDAYGIGNYREMNPAPYTIITFPFLFAVMFGDLGHGVLMTCAALYLVLRESRLVAQKNDNEMFSMVFAGRYIILLMGIFSIYTGIIYNDCFSKSLNLFGSGWSVRPMFDLRVNNLTWSFQTLDENKVLQLDPAVRGVFNGPYPIGIDPIWNIATNKLTFLNSFKMKMSVILGVIHMLFGVSLSLFNHLYFKKPLNIYLGFIPEIVFMASLFGYLVILVFYKWLAYDAHTSRNAPSLLIAFINMFLFNYSDPTNQPLYRGQMVIQTLLVLIALACVPCMLIVKTLVMRRQYLWKKNLGTQNFGGIRVGNGPTEDQAEIIQHDQLSQHSENDEHEFNFGDVAVHQAIHTIEYCLGCISNTASYLRLWALSLAHAQLSEVLWTMVMHLGLSSRSFGGFVALSIIFGAFAVLTVCILLIMEGLSAFLHALRLHWVEFQNKFYVGQGFKFLPFTFESILEGRFED is encoded by the exons ATGGGGGAACTCTTCAGAAGTGAGGAGATGACCCTGGCCCAGCTCTACCTCCAATCAGAGTCTGCCTACTGCTGCGTCAGCGAATTGGGCGAGATCGGAATGGTGCAATTCCGTGAT TTGAACCCAGACGTGAACGTGTTTCAGCGCAAGTTTGTCAACGAAGTGCGTCGATGTGAGGAGATGGACCGCAAGCTTC GGTTTGTGGAGAAGGAGATCAAGAAAGCCAGCATTCCAATGGTGGACACGGGAGAGAACCCAGAGGTCCCCCCCCCTAGGGACATGATTGACCTGGAG gccACTTTTGAGAAGCTGGAGAATGAGCTGAAGGAGATCAACACCAACCAGGAGGCCCTGAAGAAGAACTTCCTAGAGTTGACGGAGCTCAAGCACATCCTGCGCCGCACTCAGCAATTCTTCGACGAG ATGGAGGACCCCAACCTGCTGGAGGAATCGTCTACCCTGATGGATCCCGCTGAAGCAGGGACCCGTCCTCCTCTCAGACTGGG GTTTGTTGCTGGGGTGATCAGCAGGGAGCGCATCCCTACGTTTGAGAGGATGCTGTGGAGGGTTTGCCGTGGTAACGTGTTCCTGAGGCAGGCAGACATTGAAGACTCACTGGAGGACCCTGCCACG GGTGACCAGGTCTATAAGTCTGTCTTCATCATATTCTTCCAAGGAGATCAGCTGAAGACTCGGGTTAAGAAGATATGTGAAGG GTTCCGAGCGTCACTGTACCCCTGTCCAGAGACCCCccaggagaggaaggagatggCTGCAGGGGTGGCCACCCGTATCGATGACCTGCAGATG GTGCTGAACCAGACGGAGGACCACAGACAGCGGGTCCTGCAGGCTGCAGCCAAGACCGTCAGGGTGTGGTTCATCAAGGTGAGGAAGATGAAGGCTGTCTACCACACCCTGAACCTGTGCAACATCGATGTCACCCAGAAGTGTCTGATCGCCGAGGTGTGGTGCCCCGTGTCAGACATGGACTCAATCCAGTTCGCCCTGCGGAGAGGCACG GAGAAGAGTGGTTCCACCGTCCCCTCCATCCTCAACAGGATGCAGACCAAGCAGACCCCGCCCACCTTCAACAAGACCAACAAGTTCACCTCGGGCTTCCAGAACATCGTAGACGCCTACGGCATCGGGAACTACCGCGAGATGAACCCAG CCCCATACACCATCATCACCTTCCCCTTCCTATTCGCTGTCATGTTTGGGGACCTGGGCCACGGGGTGCTCATGACCTGCGCTGCCCTCTACCTGGTCCTGAGAGAGAGCCGCCTGGTCGCCCAGAAGAACGACAACGAG ATGTTCAGCATGGTGTTTGCTGGGCGCTACATCATCCTACTGATGGGCATCTTCTCGATCTACACCGGCATCATCTACAACGACTGCTTCTCCAAGTCACTCAACCTGTTTGGCTCTGGCTGGAGCGTCAGGCCCATGTTCGACCTCCGCGTTAACAACCTCACCTGGTC GTTTCAGACACTTGATGAAAACAAGGTTTTACAGTTGGACCCTGCAGTACGAGGAGTCTTCAATGGACCTTACCCCATTGGCATTGACCCA ATCTGGAACATCGCCACCAACAAGCTGACCTTCCTCAACTCCTTCAAGATGAAGATGTCAGTGATCCTGGGGGTCATCCACATGCTGTTTGGAGTGTCTCTCAGTCTCTTCAACCACCT GTATTTCAAGAAACCCCTGAATATCTACCTGGGCTTCATCCCAGAGATTGTGTTCATGGCCAGTTTGTTTGGGTACCTGGTCATCCTGGTCTTCTATAAGTGGTTGGCCTACGACGCTCACACCTCCAGAAATGCTCCAAGTCTTCTCATCGCCTTCATCAACATGTTCCTGTTCAACTATAGCGACCCCACCAACCAACCCCTCTACAGAGGACAG ATGGTTATTCAGACGCTGCTGGTGTTGATAGCCTTGGCGTGTGTTCCCTGTATGTTGATAGTGAAAACCCTGGTTATGCGGCGACAGTACCTCTGGAAGAAGAACTTG GGCACCCAGAACTTTGGAGGGATCCGGGTGGGAAACGGCCCAACGGAGGACCAGGCTGAGATCATCCAGCATGACCAACTCTCCCAGCACTCAGAGAACGACGAGCATGAG ttTAACTTTGGGGACGTGGCTGTGCACCAGGCCATCCACACCATAGAATACTGTCTGGgctgcatctccaacacagcTTCCTACCTACGCCTATGGGCCCTCAGCCTGGCCCACGCAC AGCTGTCAGAGGTTCTGTGGACCATGGTGATGCACCTTGGACTGTCCTCCAGGAGCTTTGGGGGTTTCGTTGCCCTGTCCATCATCTTCGGGGCCTTCGCCGTCCTCACTGTCTGCATCCTGCTCATCATGGAGGGCCTGTCTGCCTTCCTGCACGCACTGCGTCTGCATTG GGTGGAATTCCAGAATAAGTTCTACGTAGGCCAAGGCTTCAAGTTCCTCCCGTTCACCTTTGAAAGCATTCTGGAGGGAAGGTTTGAGGACTGA
- the LOC120035957 gene encoding V-type proton ATPase 116 kDa subunit a1-like isoform X3 yields the protein MGELFRSEEMTLAQLYLQSESAYCCVSELGEIGMVQFRDLNPDVNVFQRKFVNEVRRCEEMDRKLRFVEKEIKKASIPMVDTGENPEVPPPRDMIDLEATFEKLENELKEINTNQEALKKNFLELTELKHILRRTQQFFDEVNSTMEDPNLLEESSTLMDPAEAGTRPPLRLGFVAGVISRERIPTFERMLWRVCRGNVFLRQADIEDSLEDPATGDQVYKSVFIIFFQGDQLKTRVKKICEGFRASLYPCPETPQERKEMAAGVATRIDDLQMVLNQTEDHRQRVLQAAAKTVRVWFIKVRKMKAVYHTLNLCNIDVTQKCLIAEVWCPVSDMDSIQFALRRGTEKSGSTVPSILNRMQTKQTPPTFNKTNKFTSGFQNIVDAYGIGNYREMNPAPYTIITFPFLFAVMFGDLGHGVLMTCAALYLVLRESRLVAQKNDNEMFSMVFAGRYIILLMGIFSIYTGIIYNDCFSKSLNLFGSGWSVRPMFDLRVNNLTWSFQTLDENKVLQLDPAVRGVFNGPYPIGIDPIWNIATNKLTFLNSFKMKMSVILGVIHMLFGVSLSLFNHLYFKKPLNIYLGFIPEIVFMASLFGYLVILVFYKWLAYDAHTSRNAPSLLIAFINMFLFNYSDPTNQPLYRGQMVIQTLLVLIALACVPCMLIVKTLVMRRQYLWKKNLGTQNFGGIRVGNGPTEDQAEIIQHDQLSQHSENDEHEFNFGDVAVHQAIHTIEYCLGCISNTASYLRLWALSLAHAQLSEVLWTMVMHLGLSSRSFGGFVALSIIFGAFAVLTVCILLIMEGLSAFLHALRLHWVEFQNKFYVGQGFKFLPFTFESILEGRFED from the exons ATGGGGGAACTCTTCAGAAGTGAGGAGATGACCCTGGCCCAGCTCTACCTCCAATCAGAGTCTGCCTACTGCTGCGTCAGCGAATTGGGCGAGATCGGAATGGTGCAATTCCGTGAT TTGAACCCAGACGTGAACGTGTTTCAGCGCAAGTTTGTCAACGAAGTGCGTCGATGTGAGGAGATGGACCGCAAGCTTC GGTTTGTGGAGAAGGAGATCAAGAAAGCCAGCATTCCAATGGTGGACACGGGAGAGAACCCAGAGGTCCCCCCCCCTAGGGACATGATTGACCTGGAG gccACTTTTGAGAAGCTGGAGAATGAGCTGAAGGAGATCAACACCAACCAGGAGGCCCTGAAGAAGAACTTCCTAGAGTTGACGGAGCTCAAGCACATCCTGCGCCGCACTCAGCAATTCTTCGACGAGGTCAACTCCACT ATGGAGGACCCCAACCTGCTGGAGGAATCGTCTACCCTGATGGATCCCGCTGAAGCAGGGACCCGTCCTCCTCTCAGACTGGG GTTTGTTGCTGGGGTGATCAGCAGGGAGCGCATCCCTACGTTTGAGAGGATGCTGTGGAGGGTTTGCCGTGGTAACGTGTTCCTGAGGCAGGCAGACATTGAAGACTCACTGGAGGACCCTGCCACG GGTGACCAGGTCTATAAGTCTGTCTTCATCATATTCTTCCAAGGAGATCAGCTGAAGACTCGGGTTAAGAAGATATGTGAAGG GTTCCGAGCGTCACTGTACCCCTGTCCAGAGACCCCccaggagaggaaggagatggCTGCAGGGGTGGCCACCCGTATCGATGACCTGCAGATG GTGCTGAACCAGACGGAGGACCACAGACAGCGGGTCCTGCAGGCTGCAGCCAAGACCGTCAGGGTGTGGTTCATCAAGGTGAGGAAGATGAAGGCTGTCTACCACACCCTGAACCTGTGCAACATCGATGTCACCCAGAAGTGTCTGATCGCCGAGGTGTGGTGCCCCGTGTCAGACATGGACTCAATCCAGTTCGCCCTGCGGAGAGGCACG GAGAAGAGTGGTTCCACCGTCCCCTCCATCCTCAACAGGATGCAGACCAAGCAGACCCCGCCCACCTTCAACAAGACCAACAAGTTCACCTCGGGCTTCCAGAACATCGTAGACGCCTACGGCATCGGGAACTACCGCGAGATGAACCCAG CCCCATACACCATCATCACCTTCCCCTTCCTATTCGCTGTCATGTTTGGGGACCTGGGCCACGGGGTGCTCATGACCTGCGCTGCCCTCTACCTGGTCCTGAGAGAGAGCCGCCTGGTCGCCCAGAAGAACGACAACGAG ATGTTCAGCATGGTGTTTGCTGGGCGCTACATCATCCTACTGATGGGCATCTTCTCGATCTACACCGGCATCATCTACAACGACTGCTTCTCCAAGTCACTCAACCTGTTTGGCTCTGGCTGGAGCGTCAGGCCCATGTTCGACCTCCGCGTTAACAACCTCACCTGGTC GTTTCAGACACTTGATGAAAACAAGGTTTTACAGTTGGACCCTGCAGTACGAGGAGTCTTCAATGGACCTTACCCCATTGGCATTGACCCA ATCTGGAACATCGCCACCAACAAGCTGACCTTCCTCAACTCCTTCAAGATGAAGATGTCAGTGATCCTGGGGGTCATCCACATGCTGTTTGGAGTGTCTCTCAGTCTCTTCAACCACCT GTATTTCAAGAAACCCCTGAATATCTACCTGGGCTTCATCCCAGAGATTGTGTTCATGGCCAGTTTGTTTGGGTACCTGGTCATCCTGGTCTTCTATAAGTGGTTGGCCTACGACGCTCACACCTCCAGAAATGCTCCAAGTCTTCTCATCGCCTTCATCAACATGTTCCTGTTCAACTATAGCGACCCCACCAACCAACCCCTCTACAGAGGACAG ATGGTTATTCAGACGCTGCTGGTGTTGATAGCCTTGGCGTGTGTTCCCTGTATGTTGATAGTGAAAACCCTGGTTATGCGGCGACAGTACCTCTGGAAGAAGAACTTG GGCACCCAGAACTTTGGAGGGATCCGGGTGGGAAACGGCCCAACGGAGGACCAGGCTGAGATCATCCAGCATGACCAACTCTCCCAGCACTCAGAGAACGACGAGCATGAG ttTAACTTTGGGGACGTGGCTGTGCACCAGGCCATCCACACCATAGAATACTGTCTGGgctgcatctccaacacagcTTCCTACCTACGCCTATGGGCCCTCAGCCTGGCCCACGCAC AGCTGTCAGAGGTTCTGTGGACCATGGTGATGCACCTTGGACTGTCCTCCAGGAGCTTTGGGGGTTTCGTTGCCCTGTCCATCATCTTCGGGGCCTTCGCCGTCCTCACTGTCTGCATCCTGCTCATCATGGAGGGCCTGTCTGCCTTCCTGCACGCACTGCGTCTGCATTG GGTGGAATTCCAGAATAAGTTCTACGTAGGCCAAGGCTTCAAGTTCCTCCCGTTCACCTTTGAAAGCATTCTGGAGGGAAGGTTTGAGGACTGA
- the LOC120035957 gene encoding V-type proton ATPase 116 kDa subunit a1-like isoform X1, whose amino-acid sequence MGELFRSEEMTLAQLYLQSESAYCCVSELGEIGMVQFRDLNPDVNVFQRKFVNEVRRCEEMDRKLRFVEKEIKKASIPMVDTGENPEVPPPRDMIDLEATFEKLENELKEINTNQEALKKNFLELTELKHILRRTQQFFDEVNSTMEDPNLLEESSTLMDPAEAGTRPPLRLGFVAGVISRERIPTFERMLWRVCRGNVFLRQADIEDSLEDPATGDQVYKSVFIIFFQGDQLKTRVKKICEGFRASLYPCPETPQERKEMAAGVATRIDDLQMVLNQTEDHRQRVLQAAAKTVRVWFIKVRKMKAVYHTLNLCNIDVTQKCLIAEVWCPVSDMDSIQFALRRGTEKSGSTVPSILNRMQTKQTPPTFNKTNKFTSGFQNIVDAYGIGNYREMNPAPYTIITFPFLFAVMFGDLGHGVLMTCAALYLVLRESRLVAQKNDNEMFSMVFAGRYIILLMGIFSIYTGIIYNDCFSKSLNLFGSGWSVRPMFDLRVNNLTWSFQTLDENKVLQLDPAVRGVFNGPYPIGIDPIWNIATNKLTFLNSFKMKMSVILGVIHMLFGVSLSLFNHLYFKKPLNIYLGFIPEIVFMASLFGYLVILVFYKWLAYDAHTSRNAPSLLIAFINMFLFNYSDPTNQPLYRGQMVIQTLLVLIALACVPCMLIVKTLVMRRQYLWKKNLGTQNFGGIRVGNGPTEDQAEIIQHDQLSQHSENDEHEAPEEEVFNFGDVAVHQAIHTIEYCLGCISNTASYLRLWALSLAHAQLSEVLWTMVMHLGLSSRSFGGFVALSIIFGAFAVLTVCILLIMEGLSAFLHALRLHWVEFQNKFYVGQGFKFLPFTFESILEGRFED is encoded by the exons ATGGGGGAACTCTTCAGAAGTGAGGAGATGACCCTGGCCCAGCTCTACCTCCAATCAGAGTCTGCCTACTGCTGCGTCAGCGAATTGGGCGAGATCGGAATGGTGCAATTCCGTGAT TTGAACCCAGACGTGAACGTGTTTCAGCGCAAGTTTGTCAACGAAGTGCGTCGATGTGAGGAGATGGACCGCAAGCTTC GGTTTGTGGAGAAGGAGATCAAGAAAGCCAGCATTCCAATGGTGGACACGGGAGAGAACCCAGAGGTCCCCCCCCCTAGGGACATGATTGACCTGGAG gccACTTTTGAGAAGCTGGAGAATGAGCTGAAGGAGATCAACACCAACCAGGAGGCCCTGAAGAAGAACTTCCTAGAGTTGACGGAGCTCAAGCACATCCTGCGCCGCACTCAGCAATTCTTCGACGAGGTCAACTCCACT ATGGAGGACCCCAACCTGCTGGAGGAATCGTCTACCCTGATGGATCCCGCTGAAGCAGGGACCCGTCCTCCTCTCAGACTGGG GTTTGTTGCTGGGGTGATCAGCAGGGAGCGCATCCCTACGTTTGAGAGGATGCTGTGGAGGGTTTGCCGTGGTAACGTGTTCCTGAGGCAGGCAGACATTGAAGACTCACTGGAGGACCCTGCCACG GGTGACCAGGTCTATAAGTCTGTCTTCATCATATTCTTCCAAGGAGATCAGCTGAAGACTCGGGTTAAGAAGATATGTGAAGG GTTCCGAGCGTCACTGTACCCCTGTCCAGAGACCCCccaggagaggaaggagatggCTGCAGGGGTGGCCACCCGTATCGATGACCTGCAGATG GTGCTGAACCAGACGGAGGACCACAGACAGCGGGTCCTGCAGGCTGCAGCCAAGACCGTCAGGGTGTGGTTCATCAAGGTGAGGAAGATGAAGGCTGTCTACCACACCCTGAACCTGTGCAACATCGATGTCACCCAGAAGTGTCTGATCGCCGAGGTGTGGTGCCCCGTGTCAGACATGGACTCAATCCAGTTCGCCCTGCGGAGAGGCACG GAGAAGAGTGGTTCCACCGTCCCCTCCATCCTCAACAGGATGCAGACCAAGCAGACCCCGCCCACCTTCAACAAGACCAACAAGTTCACCTCGGGCTTCCAGAACATCGTAGACGCCTACGGCATCGGGAACTACCGCGAGATGAACCCAG CCCCATACACCATCATCACCTTCCCCTTCCTATTCGCTGTCATGTTTGGGGACCTGGGCCACGGGGTGCTCATGACCTGCGCTGCCCTCTACCTGGTCCTGAGAGAGAGCCGCCTGGTCGCCCAGAAGAACGACAACGAG ATGTTCAGCATGGTGTTTGCTGGGCGCTACATCATCCTACTGATGGGCATCTTCTCGATCTACACCGGCATCATCTACAACGACTGCTTCTCCAAGTCACTCAACCTGTTTGGCTCTGGCTGGAGCGTCAGGCCCATGTTCGACCTCCGCGTTAACAACCTCACCTGGTC GTTTCAGACACTTGATGAAAACAAGGTTTTACAGTTGGACCCTGCAGTACGAGGAGTCTTCAATGGACCTTACCCCATTGGCATTGACCCA ATCTGGAACATCGCCACCAACAAGCTGACCTTCCTCAACTCCTTCAAGATGAAGATGTCAGTGATCCTGGGGGTCATCCACATGCTGTTTGGAGTGTCTCTCAGTCTCTTCAACCACCT GTATTTCAAGAAACCCCTGAATATCTACCTGGGCTTCATCCCAGAGATTGTGTTCATGGCCAGTTTGTTTGGGTACCTGGTCATCCTGGTCTTCTATAAGTGGTTGGCCTACGACGCTCACACCTCCAGAAATGCTCCAAGTCTTCTCATCGCCTTCATCAACATGTTCCTGTTCAACTATAGCGACCCCACCAACCAACCCCTCTACAGAGGACAG ATGGTTATTCAGACGCTGCTGGTGTTGATAGCCTTGGCGTGTGTTCCCTGTATGTTGATAGTGAAAACCCTGGTTATGCGGCGACAGTACCTCTGGAAGAAGAACTTG GGCACCCAGAACTTTGGAGGGATCCGGGTGGGAAACGGCCCAACGGAGGACCAGGCTGAGATCATCCAGCATGACCAACTCTCCCAGCACTCAGAGAACGACGAGCATGAG GCCCCCGAGGAGGAAGTG ttTAACTTTGGGGACGTGGCTGTGCACCAGGCCATCCACACCATAGAATACTGTCTGGgctgcatctccaacacagcTTCCTACCTACGCCTATGGGCCCTCAGCCTGGCCCACGCAC AGCTGTCAGAGGTTCTGTGGACCATGGTGATGCACCTTGGACTGTCCTCCAGGAGCTTTGGGGGTTTCGTTGCCCTGTCCATCATCTTCGGGGCCTTCGCCGTCCTCACTGTCTGCATCCTGCTCATCATGGAGGGCCTGTCTGCCTTCCTGCACGCACTGCGTCTGCATTG GGTGGAATTCCAGAATAAGTTCTACGTAGGCCAAGGCTTCAAGTTCCTCCCGTTCACCTTTGAAAGCATTCTGGAGGGAAGGTTTGAGGACTGA
- the LOC120035957 gene encoding V-type proton ATPase 116 kDa subunit a1-like isoform X2 has translation MGELFRSEEMTLAQLYLQSESAYCCVSELGEIGMVQFRDLNPDVNVFQRKFVNEVRRCEEMDRKLRFVEKEIKKASIPMVDTGENPEVPPPRDMIDLEATFEKLENELKEINTNQEALKKNFLELTELKHILRRTQQFFDEMEDPNLLEESSTLMDPAEAGTRPPLRLGFVAGVISRERIPTFERMLWRVCRGNVFLRQADIEDSLEDPATGDQVYKSVFIIFFQGDQLKTRVKKICEGFRASLYPCPETPQERKEMAAGVATRIDDLQMVLNQTEDHRQRVLQAAAKTVRVWFIKVRKMKAVYHTLNLCNIDVTQKCLIAEVWCPVSDMDSIQFALRRGTEKSGSTVPSILNRMQTKQTPPTFNKTNKFTSGFQNIVDAYGIGNYREMNPAPYTIITFPFLFAVMFGDLGHGVLMTCAALYLVLRESRLVAQKNDNEMFSMVFAGRYIILLMGIFSIYTGIIYNDCFSKSLNLFGSGWSVRPMFDLRVNNLTWSFQTLDENKVLQLDPAVRGVFNGPYPIGIDPIWNIATNKLTFLNSFKMKMSVILGVIHMLFGVSLSLFNHLYFKKPLNIYLGFIPEIVFMASLFGYLVILVFYKWLAYDAHTSRNAPSLLIAFINMFLFNYSDPTNQPLYRGQMVIQTLLVLIALACVPCMLIVKTLVMRRQYLWKKNLGTQNFGGIRVGNGPTEDQAEIIQHDQLSQHSENDEHEAPEEEVFNFGDVAVHQAIHTIEYCLGCISNTASYLRLWALSLAHAQLSEVLWTMVMHLGLSSRSFGGFVALSIIFGAFAVLTVCILLIMEGLSAFLHALRLHWVEFQNKFYVGQGFKFLPFTFESILEGRFED, from the exons ATGGGGGAACTCTTCAGAAGTGAGGAGATGACCCTGGCCCAGCTCTACCTCCAATCAGAGTCTGCCTACTGCTGCGTCAGCGAATTGGGCGAGATCGGAATGGTGCAATTCCGTGAT TTGAACCCAGACGTGAACGTGTTTCAGCGCAAGTTTGTCAACGAAGTGCGTCGATGTGAGGAGATGGACCGCAAGCTTC GGTTTGTGGAGAAGGAGATCAAGAAAGCCAGCATTCCAATGGTGGACACGGGAGAGAACCCAGAGGTCCCCCCCCCTAGGGACATGATTGACCTGGAG gccACTTTTGAGAAGCTGGAGAATGAGCTGAAGGAGATCAACACCAACCAGGAGGCCCTGAAGAAGAACTTCCTAGAGTTGACGGAGCTCAAGCACATCCTGCGCCGCACTCAGCAATTCTTCGACGAG ATGGAGGACCCCAACCTGCTGGAGGAATCGTCTACCCTGATGGATCCCGCTGAAGCAGGGACCCGTCCTCCTCTCAGACTGGG GTTTGTTGCTGGGGTGATCAGCAGGGAGCGCATCCCTACGTTTGAGAGGATGCTGTGGAGGGTTTGCCGTGGTAACGTGTTCCTGAGGCAGGCAGACATTGAAGACTCACTGGAGGACCCTGCCACG GGTGACCAGGTCTATAAGTCTGTCTTCATCATATTCTTCCAAGGAGATCAGCTGAAGACTCGGGTTAAGAAGATATGTGAAGG GTTCCGAGCGTCACTGTACCCCTGTCCAGAGACCCCccaggagaggaaggagatggCTGCAGGGGTGGCCACCCGTATCGATGACCTGCAGATG GTGCTGAACCAGACGGAGGACCACAGACAGCGGGTCCTGCAGGCTGCAGCCAAGACCGTCAGGGTGTGGTTCATCAAGGTGAGGAAGATGAAGGCTGTCTACCACACCCTGAACCTGTGCAACATCGATGTCACCCAGAAGTGTCTGATCGCCGAGGTGTGGTGCCCCGTGTCAGACATGGACTCAATCCAGTTCGCCCTGCGGAGAGGCACG GAGAAGAGTGGTTCCACCGTCCCCTCCATCCTCAACAGGATGCAGACCAAGCAGACCCCGCCCACCTTCAACAAGACCAACAAGTTCACCTCGGGCTTCCAGAACATCGTAGACGCCTACGGCATCGGGAACTACCGCGAGATGAACCCAG CCCCATACACCATCATCACCTTCCCCTTCCTATTCGCTGTCATGTTTGGGGACCTGGGCCACGGGGTGCTCATGACCTGCGCTGCCCTCTACCTGGTCCTGAGAGAGAGCCGCCTGGTCGCCCAGAAGAACGACAACGAG ATGTTCAGCATGGTGTTTGCTGGGCGCTACATCATCCTACTGATGGGCATCTTCTCGATCTACACCGGCATCATCTACAACGACTGCTTCTCCAAGTCACTCAACCTGTTTGGCTCTGGCTGGAGCGTCAGGCCCATGTTCGACCTCCGCGTTAACAACCTCACCTGGTC GTTTCAGACACTTGATGAAAACAAGGTTTTACAGTTGGACCCTGCAGTACGAGGAGTCTTCAATGGACCTTACCCCATTGGCATTGACCCA ATCTGGAACATCGCCACCAACAAGCTGACCTTCCTCAACTCCTTCAAGATGAAGATGTCAGTGATCCTGGGGGTCATCCACATGCTGTTTGGAGTGTCTCTCAGTCTCTTCAACCACCT GTATTTCAAGAAACCCCTGAATATCTACCTGGGCTTCATCCCAGAGATTGTGTTCATGGCCAGTTTGTTTGGGTACCTGGTCATCCTGGTCTTCTATAAGTGGTTGGCCTACGACGCTCACACCTCCAGAAATGCTCCAAGTCTTCTCATCGCCTTCATCAACATGTTCCTGTTCAACTATAGCGACCCCACCAACCAACCCCTCTACAGAGGACAG ATGGTTATTCAGACGCTGCTGGTGTTGATAGCCTTGGCGTGTGTTCCCTGTATGTTGATAGTGAAAACCCTGGTTATGCGGCGACAGTACCTCTGGAAGAAGAACTTG GGCACCCAGAACTTTGGAGGGATCCGGGTGGGAAACGGCCCAACGGAGGACCAGGCTGAGATCATCCAGCATGACCAACTCTCCCAGCACTCAGAGAACGACGAGCATGAG GCCCCCGAGGAGGAAGTG ttTAACTTTGGGGACGTGGCTGTGCACCAGGCCATCCACACCATAGAATACTGTCTGGgctgcatctccaacacagcTTCCTACCTACGCCTATGGGCCCTCAGCCTGGCCCACGCAC AGCTGTCAGAGGTTCTGTGGACCATGGTGATGCACCTTGGACTGTCCTCCAGGAGCTTTGGGGGTTTCGTTGCCCTGTCCATCATCTTCGGGGCCTTCGCCGTCCTCACTGTCTGCATCCTGCTCATCATGGAGGGCCTGTCTGCCTTCCTGCACGCACTGCGTCTGCATTG GGTGGAATTCCAGAATAAGTTCTACGTAGGCCAAGGCTTCAAGTTCCTCCCGTTCACCTTTGAAAGCATTCTGGAGGGAAGGTTTGAGGACTGA